From one Enterococcus sp. DIV2402 genomic stretch:
- a CDS encoding histidine phosphatase family protein, translating to MKKLLVAAGVLFSFGLVLTGCQSGGTTTSETVAESTTVKDEVADELTLYVVRHGKTMLNTTDRVQGWSDAVLTPAGEEVVTAAGIGLKDVDFQAVYSSDSGRAVQTANLIMDENTASDHLEVHTDRRLREFNFGTYEGDLNHTMWQDIADDRGVTLEEFLANLDPAEFADSVAKLDKEHMKKEGIEEGINWPAEDYQTITDRLTEGLDAIVDEEAKNPGTGNILITSHGLSISALLDTLFEDFEVPEGGLKNASVNIIKYKDGEYTLESVNDMSYAEAGEAAAK from the coding sequence ATGAAGAAATTATTGGTTGCTGCAGGTGTATTGTTTTCATTTGGATTAGTGTTAACAGGTTGTCAAAGTGGTGGTACCACTACAAGCGAAACGGTTGCTGAGTCGACAACTGTGAAAGATGAAGTTGCTGATGAGCTAACATTATATGTTGTCCGTCATGGAAAAACAATGTTAAATACGACAGACCGTGTTCAAGGATGGTCAGATGCAGTGTTAACGCCAGCAGGTGAAGAAGTTGTTACCGCAGCAGGTATTGGTTTGAAAGATGTTGATTTCCAAGCAGTTTACAGCAGTGACAGTGGTCGTGCAGTTCAAACAGCAAACTTGATTATGGATGAAAATACAGCATCTGATCATTTAGAAGTTCACACAGATCGCCGTTTACGTGAGTTCAATTTTGGCACTTATGAAGGTGATTTAAATCATACTATGTGGCAAGATATTGCTGATGATCGTGGCGTAACTCTAGAAGAATTTTTGGCGAATTTGGATCCAGCAGAATTTGCTGATAGTGTGGCTAAATTAGATAAAGAACACATGAAAAAAGAAGGTATTGAAGAAGGTATCAATTGGCCTGCGGAAGATTACCAAACAATTACCGATCGTCTAACAGAAGGATTAGATGCAATTGTTGATGAAGAAGCTAAGAATCCAGGTACAGGAAATATCTTAATTACATCTCATGGTTTAAGTATTTCTGCTTTATTGGATACGTTGTTTGAAGATTTTGAAGTACCAGAAGGTGGATTGAAAAATGCTAGTGTGAATATCATCAAATACAAAGATGGCGAATATACACTAGAATCTGTTAATGATATGAGCTACGCTGAAGCAGGCGAAGCGGCAGCAAAATAG
- a CDS encoding ATP-binding cassette domain-containing protein yields MHYIEVKDLTFYYDDEPVLEGVNYHVDAGEFVILTGENGAAKSTLVRSTLGLLKPAKGQVTIAKKNTEGKRLSVGYIPQQIASFNVGFPSTVLELVRSGRYPKNRWFKKLTQRDHDHVQKALEAVGMWEMRHKRIGELSGGQKQRISLARIFATDPDLFILDEPTTGMDEESRNNFYRLLRHSAHQHGKAILMITHDHEDIKNYADRQIRLVRKEDSQWRCFHMNS; encoded by the coding sequence GTGCATTATATAGAAGTAAAAGATTTAACATTTTACTATGATGATGAGCCGGTTTTAGAAGGCGTGAATTATCATGTAGATGCAGGTGAATTTGTTATTTTAACAGGTGAAAATGGTGCAGCCAAATCGACACTAGTTCGCTCAACATTAGGATTGTTAAAACCAGCAAAAGGTCAAGTGACGATTGCCAAAAAAAATACAGAAGGCAAACGTCTAAGTGTGGGGTATATTCCGCAACAAATCGCCTCATTTAATGTTGGTTTTCCTAGTACAGTTTTGGAATTAGTCCGTTCTGGACGTTATCCGAAAAATCGTTGGTTCAAAAAATTAACGCAACGCGACCATGACCATGTGCAAAAAGCGTTAGAAGCTGTGGGAATGTGGGAAATGCGCCACAAACGAATTGGTGAATTATCCGGTGGGCAAAAACAACGTATTAGTTTGGCACGTATTTTTGCGACGGATCCAGATTTATTTATTTTAGACGAACCAACCACAGGAATGGACGAAGAGTCACGTAATAATTTTTATCGTTTGTTGCGTCACAGTGCGCATCAACATGGAAAAGCGATTTTGATGATTACTCATGATCATGAAGATATTAAAAACTATGCTGATCGCCAAATTCGCTTAGTACGAAAGGAGGATTCTCAATGGAGATGCTTTCATATGAATTCATGA
- the glmU gene encoding bifunctional UDP-N-acetylglucosamine diphosphorylase/glucosamine-1-phosphate N-acetyltransferase GlmU, which produces MDTRYAIILAAGKGTRMKSTLYKVLHPVCGKPMVEHIINRVEETKPTEIVTIVGHGADKVQSQLGERSQYALQAEQLGTGHAVMQAADFLKGKKGTTLVISGDTPLLTSETLDNLFEYHQGKGASATILTAHAENPTGYGRILRDHVGIVDRIVEQKDATPEEAQVKEINTGTYCFDNELLFDALTKLNTDNAQGEYYLTDIIEILKDEGKNVAAYQTQDFDESLGVNDRVALAEANRIMRTRINHQHMLNGVTFVDPAATYIDAGIEIGAETVIEPGVYLKGNTVIGENCVITAQSQIIDSIIGDNVVVKSSVVEESTVHSGADVGPYAHLRPKAEIMADAHIGNFVEVKNATVGEGTKVGHLTYVGDATLGKDINVGCGVVFVNYDGKNKYQTVIGDHSFIGSGANIIAPVNVAANSCIAAGSTITEDVPEHALAIARARQVIKEDYAKNFPYMQ; this is translated from the coding sequence GTGGATACACGTTACGCAATTATTTTGGCCGCAGGAAAAGGCACTCGTATGAAATCAACTTTATATAAAGTGTTACACCCTGTATGCGGCAAACCAATGGTGGAACATATTATTAATCGTGTGGAAGAAACGAAACCAACAGAAATCGTGACAATTGTTGGTCACGGAGCAGATAAAGTTCAATCGCAATTGGGCGAGCGTAGTCAATATGCCTTACAAGCAGAACAATTAGGGACAGGACACGCAGTCATGCAAGCGGCAGATTTCTTAAAAGGTAAAAAAGGCACCACGTTAGTCATTAGTGGCGATACGCCATTATTAACGTCAGAAACCTTGGACAATTTATTTGAATACCATCAAGGAAAAGGTGCGTCTGCGACCATTTTAACTGCTCATGCAGAAAATCCAACAGGGTATGGTCGGATTTTGCGGGACCATGTGGGCATTGTGGACCGTATTGTGGAACAAAAAGATGCGACTCCAGAAGAAGCACAAGTCAAAGAAATCAATACTGGGACGTATTGTTTTGATAACGAATTATTATTCGATGCCTTAACAAAATTAAACACCGATAATGCGCAAGGTGAATATTATTTAACCGATATTATTGAAATTTTAAAAGACGAAGGCAAAAATGTAGCTGCGTATCAAACCCAAGATTTTGACGAATCATTAGGGGTGAATGATCGTGTAGCACTCGCAGAAGCCAATCGTATTATGCGTACGCGGATCAATCATCAACATATGTTGAATGGTGTGACTTTTGTTGATCCAGCAGCGACATATATCGATGCAGGCATTGAAATTGGTGCAGAAACGGTCATTGAACCAGGTGTGTACTTAAAAGGCAATACAGTCATTGGTGAAAACTGTGTGATTACCGCACAATCACAAATCATTGACAGTATCATTGGGGACAATGTAGTGGTCAAATCATCAGTAGTCGAAGAAAGCACGGTTCATTCCGGAGCAGATGTGGGCCCGTATGCGCATTTACGTCCAAAAGCCGAAATCATGGCAGATGCGCATATCGGTAACTTTGTCGAAGTGAAAAACGCCACTGTTGGTGAAGGCACCAAAGTAGGCCACTTGACGTATGTTGGCGATGCGACATTAGGCAAAGACATCAATGTTGGCTGTGGCGTTGTTTTCGTGAACTATGATGGCAAAAACAAATATCAAACGGTTATTGGTGACCATAGCTTCATTGGTTCAGGTGCTAACATTATTGCACCAGTCAATGTGGCAGCCAATAGTTGTATTGCGGCAGGTTCAACAATCACAGAAGATGTACCAGAACATGCGTTAGCCATTGCACGTGCACGCCAAGTAATTAAAGAAGATTACGCAAAAAATTTCCCTTATATGCAATAA
- a CDS encoding metal ABC transporter permease, with the protein MEMLSYEFMRRAFLAAIFIAGIAPMLGVFLVIRRQSLMADTLSHVSLAGVALGFFLNLNPTITTMLVVILAAILLEYLRMMYRSYSEISIAILMSGGLALALVLMNLSGGNSSTSIQSYLFGSIVTITSDQVVFLGILFVITTVLFLLFKKPMYVLTFDEDTAHVDGLPVHWMSMMFNVLTGVAIAVMIPIAGALLISAIMVLPAAISMRLGKSFNMVILISVIIGLVGMMTGLTSSYYLSTPPGATITLVFIAFFLVVNLIRRLIIMIQRKKQAKN; encoded by the coding sequence ATGGAGATGCTTTCATATGAATTCATGAGACGGGCCTTTTTAGCCGCTATTTTTATTGCTGGGATTGCTCCAATGCTAGGCGTATTTTTAGTTATTCGTCGTCAATCACTGATGGCAGATACTTTGTCGCATGTCTCTTTAGCTGGTGTAGCATTGGGTTTCTTTTTAAATTTAAATCCAACGATTACTACGATGTTAGTTGTTATTTTAGCTGCGATTTTGCTTGAATATCTGCGTATGATGTATCGAAGTTATTCAGAAATTTCGATTGCTATTTTAATGTCGGGTGGTTTAGCTTTAGCTTTAGTCTTGATGAACCTGAGTGGTGGTAACTCATCGACAAGTATACAATCCTATCTGTTTGGTTCGATTGTCACGATTACTTCAGATCAAGTGGTCTTCTTAGGTATCTTATTTGTAATTACTACAGTGTTATTTTTATTGTTTAAAAAACCAATGTATGTCTTAACCTTTGATGAAGATACAGCGCATGTCGATGGTTTACCTGTTCATTGGATGTCAATGATGTTTAATGTGTTAACGGGTGTTGCGATTGCTGTGATGATTCCGATTGCGGGTGCATTACTTATTTCAGCTATTATGGTCTTACCTGCAGCTATTAGTATGCGTTTAGGAAAGAGCTTTAATATGGTGATTTTGATTAGTGTGATTATTGGATTAGTGGGAATGATGACTGGTTTAACGAGTTCTTATTATCTATCAACCCCACCAGGAGCAACGATTACCCTGGTTTTCATTGCCTTCTTTTTAGTTGTGAATCTTATTCGTCGTCTGATTATTATGATTCAACGGAAAAAACAAGCAAAAAATTAA
- the purR gene encoding pur operon repressor, with the protein MKVRRSERLIDMTHYLLDHPHELISLTFFAKRYESAKSSISEDLAIIKKTFRERGTGLLDTIPGAAGGVIFVPMISKEEAREYVVALSERLSEQDRLLPGGYVYLSDLLGEPELLRQVGRIIASKYLGEKIDAVMTVATKGVPIAQAVSYYLNVPFVIVRRDSKITEGSTVSVNYVSGSSERIEKMELSKRSLKRGSRVLVVDDFMKGGGTINGMQGLIEEFEAELVGVTVFAEAKFRGERAVKEYNSLLFVEDVNTQTKTISVVPGNYFDEE; encoded by the coding sequence GTGAAGGTTCGTCGTAGTGAACGATTAATTGATATGACCCATTATTTATTGGATCATCCTCATGAATTGATTTCATTGACTTTTTTTGCGAAACGTTATGAGTCAGCGAAGTCGTCAATTAGTGAAGATTTAGCCATCATTAAAAAAACATTTAGAGAAAGAGGAACAGGACTGCTAGATACCATTCCTGGTGCAGCAGGCGGCGTTATTTTTGTACCTATGATTTCTAAAGAAGAAGCCAGAGAATATGTTGTTGCCTTATCTGAACGTTTGTCAGAACAAGACCGTCTGCTTCCAGGTGGTTATGTTTATTTATCTGATTTATTGGGAGAACCAGAATTATTACGCCAAGTCGGGCGAATTATTGCCTCTAAATATTTAGGAGAAAAAATTGATGCTGTGATGACCGTTGCAACAAAAGGTGTTCCAATTGCTCAAGCAGTTTCCTATTATTTGAACGTTCCGTTTGTAATTGTGCGTCGTGATTCAAAAATTACAGAAGGTTCGACTGTAAGTGTCAATTACGTATCTGGTTCGTCTGAACGCATCGAAAAAATGGAGTTATCGAAACGCAGTCTAAAACGAGGTTCACGTGTTTTAGTCGTGGATGACTTTATGAAAGGCGGTGGAACAATTAACGGAATGCAAGGATTGATTGAAGAATTCGAAGCTGAGTTAGTTGGAGTAACCGTGTTTGCTGAGGCGAAATTCCGTGGAGAACGCGCGGTAAAAGAATACAATTCGTTATTATTTGTCGAAGATGTAAATACGCAAACCAAAACAATTTCTGTAGTACCTGGAAATTATTTTGATGAAGAATAA
- the ispE gene encoding 4-(cytidine 5'-diphospho)-2-C-methyl-D-erythritol kinase, with amino-acid sequence MEIIEKAPAKINLGLDILRKREDGYHELEMVMSSVDLADRLTFETLPENKIIVETNKAFLPIDKRNNVYQAAAILKERYGIQEGIKISIDKHIPVAAGLGGGSTDCAAALRGMNRLWQLDLSMDELVSMGVEVGTDVPYCLYGTTSFIAGKGEIVRPLIPMPQCWVVLVKPRISVSTRKIFQQVELEQLSHPDMHQLSEAILNQDYEMMLAHMGNSLEDVTIPKHPVIQQIKDRMLKYGADAALMSGSGPTVFALCKKYSRAQRIVNGLKGFCDEVYLVRTLK; translated from the coding sequence ATGGAAATTATAGAGAAAGCACCCGCAAAAATCAATTTGGGCTTAGATATTCTGCGTAAAAGAGAAGATGGATATCACGAACTTGAGATGGTCATGTCTAGTGTAGATTTAGCGGATCGTTTAACATTTGAAACGCTCCCTGAAAATAAAATCATTGTGGAGACAAATAAAGCATTTTTGCCGATTGATAAACGTAATAATGTCTATCAAGCAGCGGCAATTTTAAAAGAACGCTACGGGATTCAAGAAGGTATTAAAATTTCTATTGATAAACATATTCCAGTAGCTGCTGGCTTAGGTGGTGGCAGTACCGACTGTGCGGCGGCTTTAAGAGGAATGAATCGTTTATGGCAACTCGACTTATCTATGGATGAGTTAGTGTCGATGGGCGTAGAAGTTGGTACAGATGTTCCTTATTGTTTGTACGGCACGACTTCGTTTATTGCAGGTAAAGGAGAAATTGTTAGACCATTGATTCCGATGCCCCAATGTTGGGTGGTGTTAGTTAAACCACGTATCAGTGTATCTACGCGTAAAATTTTCCAACAAGTCGAACTGGAACAACTGTCTCATCCCGACATGCATCAATTATCTGAAGCAATTTTAAACCAAGATTATGAGATGATGTTAGCGCATATGGGCAATAGTTTAGAAGATGTGACGATTCCGAAACATCCCGTGATTCAGCAAATTAAAGACCGTATGCTAAAATATGGCGCTGATGCAGCCTTGATGAGTGGTAGTGGTCCAACCGTCTTTGCTTTATGCAAGAAATATTCGCGTGCACAGCGCATTGTTAACGGTCTAAAAGGCTTTTGTGACGAAGTGTATCTTGTACGCACCTTAAAATGA
- a CDS encoding metal ABC transporter substrate-binding protein: MKKILLTSIFLIGSFLLGACGQSQETTDELKIMTTFYPMYEFSKQVVGDEGEVELLIPAGTEAHDYEPSAKDIAKISEADALVYNSEDLETWVERLGESVDIQQTTFIEAAGQIDLMEAGAEDDHDHETEEHHHEHDPHVWVDPVLAMKEVETIRDALIEKFPEKKATFEKNAAAYLEELNALDQEFQTAFKDAKNKTFVTQHAAFAYLAKQYGLTQESIAGISPDEEPSPSRLAELKHYVEEHNVKVIYFEENASSKVAETLAQETGISLEVLNPLESLTNEQLKAGEDYISVMRDNLDALKASIQ, translated from the coding sequence ATGAAAAAAATCCTTTTAACAAGCATATTTTTAATTGGTAGCTTTCTGTTAGGTGCGTGTGGACAAAGTCAAGAAACAACTGATGAATTAAAAATTATGACAACTTTTTATCCCATGTATGAATTTAGTAAGCAGGTCGTTGGCGATGAAGGTGAAGTGGAATTATTAATTCCTGCTGGTACCGAAGCACATGATTACGAGCCAAGTGCCAAAGATATTGCTAAAATTTCAGAAGCGGATGCGCTTGTCTACAATAGTGAAGACTTGGAAACATGGGTGGAACGTTTAGGTGAAAGTGTTGATATACAACAAACAACCTTTATCGAAGCGGCTGGTCAAATTGATTTAATGGAAGCCGGCGCAGAAGACGACCATGACCATGAAACCGAAGAACATCACCATGAACATGACCCACATGTTTGGGTGGATCCAGTATTAGCAATGAAAGAAGTTGAAACGATTCGCGATGCATTAATTGAAAAATTCCCAGAGAAAAAAGCAACTTTTGAAAAAAATGCGGCAGCGTATTTAGAAGAACTAAATGCGTTAGATCAAGAATTCCAAACGGCTTTCAAAGATGCAAAAAACAAAACGTTCGTGACTCAACACGCAGCTTTTGCTTATTTAGCAAAACAATATGGATTAACGCAAGAATCCATTGCAGGAATTTCGCCAGATGAAGAACCAAGTCCTAGCCGTTTAGCAGAATTAAAACATTACGTAGAAGAACATAATGTCAAAGTTATTTATTTTGAGGAAAATGCTTCTTCAAAAGTTGCAGAAACCTTAGCTCAAGAAACAGGTATTTCATTGGAAGTGTTAAATCCATTGGAAAGTTTAACAAATGAACAACTAAAAGCAGGCGAAGATTATATCAGTGTGATGCGTGACAATCTGGACGCATTAAAAGCAAGTATTCAATAA
- a CDS encoding pentapeptide repeat-containing protein — translation MIENQTLTIDQLEAGETYRNCRLLPSGKGISFSDIVFDCCEFEKQRFTYSEWLDCTFKNSVFSNQDFSDSVFYRCSFNHCQLLGTNFSHNRWKETRIIDSRGDYLNFSDSVMEKNVFEQVSLREAFFKQVTIKKKLLFDQCEMNQADFSETKLAQVDFSTSEFETLYFSPQLMKGAVISQYQAVQMMAMMGVKIR, via the coding sequence ATGATTGAAAATCAAACGTTAACGATTGATCAACTAGAAGCCGGCGAGACATACCGAAATTGTCGTTTGCTACCATCTGGAAAGGGTATCTCATTTTCTGATATAGTATTTGATTGCTGTGAGTTTGAAAAACAACGCTTTACATACAGTGAGTGGTTAGACTGCACGTTTAAAAATAGTGTGTTTTCAAATCAAGATTTTTCAGATAGTGTCTTTTATCGTTGTTCATTTAACCATTGTCAACTTTTAGGAACAAATTTCTCACATAATCGTTGGAAAGAAACTCGAATTATTGACTCACGTGGCGATTATCTCAATTTTAGCGATTCTGTGATGGAGAAAAATGTATTTGAGCAAGTTTCTTTAAGAGAAGCCTTTTTTAAACAGGTAACAATTAAGAAAAAATTGCTTTTTGATCAATGTGAAATGAATCAAGCAGATTTTTCCGAGACGAAGTTAGCACAAGTTGATTTTTCAACTAGTGAGTTTGAGACACTCTATTTCTCACCACAACTAATGAAGGGTGCGGTCATTTCTCAATATCAAGCAGTACAGATGATGGCGATGATGGGTGTGAAAATTCGATAG
- a CDS encoding Cof-type HAD-IIB family hydrolase, protein MVQLVAVDMDGTFLTADKTYDRGRFEKILAELKQRQIKFVVASGNQYAQLTSFFPESQELTFVAENGVLIYDQNELIRESHFEKETLISMIHFLRENYPEVNMVLNSIQSAYMERHLPAEFQQFVAFYCHALEKVDDLLALDFEKEKYVKFALGVPTAQTEEIARAISAAFPDKAQAVSSGHGSVDIILPHYHKANGLKFLADYWQIDPQDMMAFGDGHNDLEMLAYVGHSYAMANGAPAVLQTAKFIAPSNNESGVLQVLEDFLSQ, encoded by the coding sequence ATGGTTCAATTAGTTGCAGTTGACATGGATGGGACATTTTTAACGGCCGATAAGACGTATGACCGAGGACGTTTTGAAAAAATTTTAGCCGAACTAAAGCAACGCCAGATTAAATTTGTGGTTGCTAGTGGGAATCAGTACGCACAATTGACTTCTTTTTTTCCAGAGAGTCAAGAATTGACCTTTGTGGCAGAAAATGGTGTGTTGATTTACGACCAAAATGAGTTGATTCGCGAAAGTCATTTTGAAAAAGAAACACTGATCTCGATGATTCATTTTTTACGAGAAAATTATCCCGAAGTCAATATGGTATTAAATAGTATTCAAAGTGCGTATATGGAACGCCATCTGCCCGCAGAATTTCAGCAATTTGTGGCATTTTATTGTCATGCGTTAGAGAAAGTTGATGATTTATTAGCGTTAGATTTTGAAAAAGAAAAATACGTAAAATTTGCCTTAGGAGTGCCAACTGCACAAACAGAAGAAATTGCACGAGCGATTTCGGCGGCATTTCCAGACAAAGCACAGGCTGTTTCCAGTGGTCATGGGAGCGTCGATATTATTTTGCCCCATTATCATAAGGCGAATGGCTTAAAATTTTTAGCTGACTATTGGCAAATCGACCCACAAGATATGATGGCATTTGGCGATGGCCATAATGATTTAGAAATGTTGGCGTATGTAGGACACAGTTATGCGATGGCCAATGGGGCTCCAGCAGTTTTACAAACGGCTAAATTTATCGCACCTTCGAATAATGAAAGTGGCGTTTTACAGGTGCTTGAAGACTTTTTATCACAATAG
- a CDS encoding ribose-phosphate diphosphokinase, producing MSNQYSDPKLKIFALNSNRPLAEKIAAAVGVELGKCSVKQFSDGEIQVNIEESIRGAHVYIIQSTSNPVNDNLMELLIMIDALKRASAKTINVVMPYYGYARQDRKARSREPITAKLVANMIEKAGANRMVTLDLHASQIQGFFDIPVDHLMGAPLIANYFLENNIQGDDVVVVSPDHGGVTRARKLAEFLKAPIAIIDKRRPRANVAEVMNIIGHVEGKICVLIDDIIDTAGTITLAANALKQAGAKSVYASCTHPVLSGPALERIEASAIERLVVTDSINLPEERKIDKIDEISVGNLMAEAIKRIHENKPVSPLFESKEAFIK from the coding sequence ATGTCGAATCAATATTCTGATCCAAAATTAAAGATTTTTGCGCTAAACTCTAATCGTCCATTAGCCGAAAAAATCGCTGCTGCAGTAGGTGTAGAACTAGGTAAATGTTCAGTCAAACAATTCAGTGATGGTGAAATCCAAGTCAACATCGAAGAAAGTATTCGTGGTGCGCATGTATACATCATTCAATCAACAAGCAACCCTGTAAATGATAACTTAATGGAGTTATTAATCATGATTGATGCCTTAAAACGTGCTAGTGCAAAAACAATTAACGTTGTCATGCCTTATTATGGTTATGCTCGTCAAGACCGTAAAGCACGCTCTCGCGAACCAATTACAGCAAAATTAGTGGCAAATATGATCGAAAAAGCCGGTGCAAACCGTATGGTAACACTAGACTTGCATGCATCACAAATTCAAGGATTCTTTGATATTCCAGTGGACCATTTAATGGGTGCACCATTAATTGCAAATTATTTCTTAGAAAATAATATTCAAGGCGATGATGTCGTAGTTGTATCACCAGACCATGGTGGTGTGACACGTGCTCGTAAATTAGCAGAATTCTTAAAAGCACCAATTGCTATTATTGACAAACGCCGTCCACGCGCGAATGTTGCAGAAGTGATGAATATCATTGGTCATGTTGAAGGCAAAATTTGTGTATTAATTGATGACATTATTGACACAGCAGGAACAATTACTTTAGCAGCCAATGCGTTGAAACAAGCTGGTGCCAAAAGTGTGTATGCGTCTTGTACACATCCAGTCTTGTCTGGTCCAGCCTTAGAACGTATTGAAGCATCAGCAATTGAACGTTTAGTTGTAACTGATTCAATTAATTTACCAGAAGAACGCAAAATTGATAAGATTGACGAAATTAGCGTTGGCAACTTAATGGCAGAAGCAATCAAACGTATCCATGAGAACAAACCAGTCAGCCCATTATTTGAATCAAAAGAAGCGTTTATCAAATAA
- the ndk gene encoding nucleoside-diphosphate kinase, with protein MEQTLVIIKPDGVERQLVGSIIQRFEAANLKMKAVTMTILKETVLNEHYSHLINQPFFPKLVAYMTEGPVLLLILEGEQAVTRVRRLIGATDPLQADIGTIRGDYGVNQTRNLVHASDSPEAAQIEIARFFGK; from the coding sequence ATGGAACAAACACTTGTAATTATCAAACCCGATGGCGTAGAACGTCAGTTAGTTGGTTCAATTATTCAACGATTTGAAGCTGCGAACCTAAAAATGAAAGCAGTCACTATGACGATATTGAAAGAGACTGTTTTAAACGAACATTATAGTCATCTCATTAATCAGCCGTTTTTTCCGAAGTTAGTCGCATATATGACAGAGGGACCAGTTTTGTTACTTATTTTAGAAGGAGAGCAAGCGGTGACCCGTGTGCGAAGACTGATTGGCGCAACCGATCCATTACAAGCAGACATTGGCACGATTCGTGGTGATTACGGCGTGAATCAAACCCGTAATTTAGTTCATGCTTCAGATTCACCAGAAGCTGCACAAATTGAAATTGCCCGCTTCTTTGGGAAATAA